A segment of the Bdellovibrio bacteriovorus genome:
GGTTGAAGAGCCTCTTCAAACTGGTATCAAGGCGATCGACGCCCTTGTACCAATCGGTCGTGGTCAGCGTGAGTTGATCATCGGTGACCGTCAAACTGGTAAAACAACTATCGCCGTTGACACTATCATCAACCAAAAAGGTTTGAATGTTCAGTGCTTCTACGTAGCTATCGGTCAAAAACAATCCACAGTTGCCTTGGTAGTTGAAAAACTGCGTGCAGCGGGTGCTCTTGAGTACACGACTGTTATCGCGGCCAACGCTTCTGACCCAGCTCCACTTCAATACCTGGCTGCTTACTCCGGTACAGCGATGGCTGAATACTTCCGTGATACTGGCAGACACGCTCTGATCGTATACGATGACTTGACGAAACAAGCTCAAGCTTACCGTCAGTTGTCTTTGCTTCTTCGTCGTCCTCCGGGCCGTGAAGCTTACCCAGGTGACGTATTCTATTGCCACAGCCGTTTGTTGGAACGTGCTTCCAAATTGTCTGCTGATAAAGGCGGCGGTTCTTTGACTGCATTGCCAATCATCGAGACTCAAGCGGGCGATATCTCTGCTTACATCCCTACAAACGTGATCTCCATCACTGATGGTCAGATCTTCCTTGAATCTGATTTGTTCTACAAAGGTGTGCGTCCAGCGATCTCTGTAGGTAAATCCGTTTCTCGCGTTGGTGGTGCGGCTCAGATTAAAGCGATGAAACAAGTTGCAGGTTCCCTGAAACTTGAGCTTGCTCAGTTCCGTTCCATGGAAGCTTTTGCGGCGTTTGCATCCGACCTGGATAAGGCGTCCCAGCAACAGCTTGCTCGTGGTCGTCGTCTGATTGAAGTGTTGAAACAGCCTCAGTACTCTCCGGTAAAAGTTGAAGAGCAAATCATCATGATCTTCGCTGCTGGTAACGCGTTCGTTGACCAATACCCAGAGACAGACGTTAAGAGATACGAAAAAGAGATGATCGAGTTCTTGAAAAACAA
Coding sequences within it:
- the atpA gene encoding F0F1 ATP synthase subunit alpha, whose protein sequence is METQIRADEISRVLKEQINQYNKKIEVSETGSVLSVGDGVARIYGLENAMAGELVEFPGEVYGMVLNLEEGYVGAVLFGEDRHIKEGDVVKRTKKIVSVPVGEALLGRVVDALGNPIDGRGAINTPHSRIVETKAPGIVYRHPVEEPLQTGIKAIDALVPIGRGQRELIIGDRQTGKTTIAVDTIINQKGLNVQCFYVAIGQKQSTVALVVEKLRAAGALEYTTVIAANASDPAPLQYLAAYSGTAMAEYFRDTGRHALIVYDDLTKQAQAYRQLSLLLRRPPGREAYPGDVFYCHSRLLERASKLSADKGGGSLTALPIIETQAGDISAYIPTNVISITDGQIFLESDLFYKGVRPAISVGKSVSRVGGAAQIKAMKQVAGSLKLELAQFRSMEAFAAFASDLDKASQQQLARGRRLIEVLKQPQYSPVKVEEQIIMIFAAGNAFVDQYPETDVKRYEKEMIEFLKNKHSDIIKTISEKKAIADDTKKALLAALEEFKAIFQPSNK